A stretch of DNA from Triticum dicoccoides isolate Atlit2015 ecotype Zavitan chromosome 2A, WEW_v2.0, whole genome shotgun sequence:
ccctcaaaccctcactAGCGTTTTAAGGGTTCAAAAATGGTTTTTTTATGCACTTTTACGGGTTGAAAGACAGGGGCAAagattagaaccctcaaacccaacccttataacGGAATATTCCCCATGAATGACGTTGTCGTTGCGGGCATACCGTCGAGCACCTCGTGCACGACGGGCGGAGGGCGGCGCGGGGGCGGAGNNNNNNNNNNNNNNNNNNNNNNNNNNNNNNNNNNNNNNNNNNNNNNNNNNNNNCGGccgggaggaggtggaggagaggcCGGCGGCTGGGAGCGGGGCGGGCGTGGGCGTGCGGGAGGTTGacggggcggccggcggcggcgggggcgactAGCAGCGGCTGACGCGGGCGTGGGCGCGGGAAAAATCCCTCCCGCGCGGGGATAACCGCCAAATGAAGGTTGGGGTAGCTTTGCTCCCCAACCCTTACTTTTTAAGGTTAGGAGAGGGTTTGAAAGTTGGACCCTTAAAAAATGAGGGTTTGAGAGTTAAGGGGCTCTAGTCTATGTGATTTTTTGTTCGTAAACTGTAAAAGAAAAATTATTTATAAAGATTTAAGGGTTTGAGGGCTTCCACATTAGGGCCCTGCGACGGTACCGCCGCTGCCCGCCTGCCCCTGCGCTCAAGTCCTTCCCGAGCCGCAGCTTGTCGTGGTAGAGTGCGTCGGCCAAGGTCGAGCCAGGCCGCGCATGGGCTGCGGCGGGCAACGTAGATGAAGGTAAGCCAGGCGCGCCGTCGTGCAACCTGCAGGTGGTGTCGGTCGTGGTGAGGAAGGCGTTTGGGAGCGGTGTCAGGCTGAGggaggcgggtggcggcggcggccacgGGGTGAGCAGGGGCGAGGCGGTGTTAGGTTTTGGTGGTGGGGCCGGCGGGGTACAACCAACGTAATGCATTTGCTAGCGAGCCCAATTCTGATTTTCTTTCATATCCTCTTTGTCCTCTCGGTGATGAAAGGGAAAGAATGTAAAGAAGAATTGGAAAGTAATCGGAGGAGAATCGAGGGGCGCGGGAGTCGAATGAAAAGAAACGACAACCCGTGGATGAGGGCTCCTTGGCTTGTCAAATAGGATGAAACAACCCGTGGACGAGGGTGTTGGTGTGACGAAAAAGaacgacaaaaaatcatgaaatagATAATAAATTAAATATATACATAAATGCTTTCATGACGAGTTTATTTGTTTCCAGAAAACTCGTTATTTGTTTCCAGAAAATATGTTATTTGTTTTCTAAAATAAATTGCATTAATAAGAGATATTGATTGATTTGAATAAATTAGGAAAGTTTAGTCCGTGATTTTCTGTACGTTAGGAAAGTGTTGCTTTGCTAAAAAAAATGAAGAGAAAAATAAACCAACGTGAAGAGTGGTGGTGGGAAGGGAGACGAAAAAAACACAGCAAAAAAACGattgaaagtggtgggacgaaaataacaCCAACCTGACGATGCCTCAGTAGCTAGCAACCAGGAGATCCTGGATCCATCCATGAGTGCTCGCTTTTTCTACTCTATTTATTTTAAGTATGCTATTATGGGTCGGCCCATTACTGTAGGCGATTCTGGCGAGAGTTCCTACCGTCTCGCTATAAGTGAGATATAGCTCTCGCGGTTTGATGGTGCCATGGCGGACCTAGCATGTAGGCAGGGTGGGCCTCGGCCCACCTATAATTTCCAGAAGAAAAAAAAGGTGAATATTATGTATTGATTTAGCAAAAGCCCACTCATGATTGAGCATTTGAGCCCACAGACCAGCCCACTGCCCACGTATGTCTCCCATCGTCGTCAAGTCATCATATtcctcacccgcaaaaaaaaagtcaTCATATTCCTGAAAGTGCATGTAGGCCCCTAATGACATTTCGTGTTGATGACACACAATTATATAAACCGATGTGTTAGCTAAGTGAATTATCAGGTTTTAGCACCTTATGCAAAAGGTATCGAGGATTGTCGACCCCTCCTCCCTCCCATCCCAAATTGAGACTCGAGACATATGTTTTGAAGGTGATAAAGCATAGATTTCATGTTCGGCTCTTGAGTTATACGGattccgcactattaagaggggctcAAGAGTACAAGAAGATTTGTTCTTCAAGTTAATCATCATACAAAATCCATCATATCTATAAAAATTTCAACGCCAAAAAGCCACTAGAAAAGCTAAGTCAGGGCTGACATACTTCAGTTGGCTGGGCCACCGCGCTGGGTCGCACTGCCGCAGCGATCCACTGGCGACGACGCAAATGGCgcgaagcttgagctcttgccagtGTCCACCCGGGACTGCTCAATGGAAATGCAGAGCGCAAGCTCCTCGTCGCCCGACGTCTCATTGCCGGAGCCCTCCTCCTTCATGAGGCCGTCCCGGTCGATGGGATTGAACTCGCTGCCGGAGCTTGCCATGTTAGAGGAAAGGGCACGTGAAGAGGAGGGAACTAAGTGAGAGCGGAGCGGACTGAGAATTAGGGTTTTGTTCGACGGGGATGGGGTTGTTATGGAGTCGTGGCGGGCCATAGTGGGCCACAACCTACGTGGCGAGCGCATCCAGGCGTCCCTGTATCCGTCCCCATACGGGCTGGGTATGGGTAGTGCCGGACAACCCGAACATTTGGGTTGAATTTGATAGGTCCAGTTGGGTAGGAAAGTCATGACCGGGCAACTGCCCAATCCTTTTGGGCCGATAATGGACGGATGctctttttttaacacagtatagacgcacCCGCTTATACTTATGTCCATACACTCACCCATATAAACGCACACATGCACACTCTACTCTTATGAGCACCttcgagccggcatatcatcttgaaatttgcgAAGTCACCGTGGGCGCTTCGTCGTCGATGGAAACGTCTtcacccactgaaagcgcatcgtcgaaaatcctaaaataaatctaGAAAGAATGCAAGTATTAGGACTTGAACCTTAATGGGTTGGGTATACGAGAAAGATGCTCTTGGATGCTAGGTTCTACTCGGAGTATTTACCACGTGCCATGCGTGGCCACTTGTTATCAACCCAAAACCTCTGAAAAGTGAAGTTCGGTTTCACTACAAAAGGCAAAGGTTCTGCAAACTCGATCATCCGATCAAGGCCACATCGACATCCACGCGTTTTCTTCGATAGAAAACAGAGCAAGGCGAAACAGAGCGGCTGCGCGCCGTTGTTTCTGCTTCACCGACGCCGAATAAAATCACTGAGCATAAGATAGCGTGATTCCGAGGCTTGATTAGCCCCTCCCTTTGAATCTTTTCTTTCCCTCCCACGAGAACCAAACAGCGCATAAAGCTCAAACCCCGGACCAAAAGCGAACGCGGGGACGGGACAGGCATCATCGCCGGCATCCATCCGCCCACGCCAAGCACAGCTCCGGCGCGCCGTCCCGCGGATAACCCCCGCTTCAAAACCCCCATCCCTTTCGCTCTCGGTTCCTCCAAGAACGGGCGACCgagagagcgagcgagagaggaggagggaggaaaCTGTAGCCATGGGCAACTGCTTCACCAAGACGTACGAGATACCCATCTCGTCGGGGTCCTTCGagcggccgccgccgtcgttcggCGAGCAGCCGCCGCCCGCCGGGTACGGGACCGGCAagccgccgcggccgccgtccACGGCGTCGCGGCGTCCGACGTTCCCAAAGCCGCAGCCGCCGCCCAGGCCGTCCGGCCGGCCGCCCCTGCCGAGCTTCCTGTCCGGGTCGCTGTCCCGGAAGGTGCCCGTCGGCGAGATCGGTCCGGTGCTGCAGCGGCCCATGGCGGACGTGCGCGCGCTGTACAACCTGGAGCGGAAGCTCGGGAGCGGGCAGTTCGGGACGACGTACCTGTGCACGGAGCGCGCCACGGGGCTCAAGTACGCCTGCAAGTCGGTGTCCAAGCGCAAGCTGGTGCGGCGCGCCGACGTGGAGGACATGCGCCGGGAGGTGACCATCCTGCAGCACCTCAGCGGCCAGCCCAACATCGCCGAGTTCCGGGGCGCCTTCGAGGACGCCGAGAGCGTGCACCTCGTCATGGAGTTCTGCTCCGGCGGGGAGCTCTTCGACCGCATCACCGCCAAGGGGAGCTACTCCGAGCGCCAGGCCGCCGCCGTCTGCAGGGACATCCTCACCGTCGTCCACGTCTGCCACTTCATGGGGGTCCTGCACCGGGACCTCAAGCCCGAGAACTTCCTGCTCGCCAGCCCCGCCGACGACGCCCCGCTCAAGGCCATCGACTTCGGCCTCTCCGTCTTCATCGAAGAAGGTCAGCCAGCACCATGCCACAAACTTTTCCATGATCCCACTCCCACACATGACATGATTTACAGCACAGTCTCAATGCAACACGAACATATAGTATTATCCAAGCATAAATCAATGCAGAATGCATTGTTGCAAGTTGCAACAGAGGAGAGGATAATTCAGATAGACGATTCAGTCCAACATTGCATATAAGATACAAATATATAGCATTTTTTCCCCTCAAAAAATGCAGGAAAGGTGTACAAGGACATTGTGGGAAGTGCATACTATGTGGCGCCAGAAGTACTGCATCGGAATTATGGGAGAGAAATCGATGTCTGGAGCGCTGGAGTGATCTTGTACATTCTCTTATGCGGTTCACCGCCTTTCTGGGCAGGTAAGTATCCATCCATCTTCAGACACACATACTACATTGTGCATATCACAGGGCTAAATCTTGCAATTTGCAAATCTGAGCAGAAACTGAGAAGGGCATATTTGATGCTATACTGGTGGGTCAACTTGATTTCAGTAGCAGCCCCTGGCCGACGATATCTGAAAGCGCAAAGGATCTTATCAGACAAATGTTAAACAGAGATCCCAAGAGGCGTATCACGGCAGCACAGGCCCTAGGTAAGTGCACCATCTGGGGTTTGGTTATGAGTGAAGAGTTCTTCTGCATTTGTATAGATTATACTACATCATTGCGATAAATCTGCTTGTCCGTGCGCAGAACATCCATGGCTCAAAGAAGGCGGTGCATCCGACAGGCCTATCGACAGCGCGGTCCTGTCAAGAATGAAGCAATTCAAGGCGATGAACAAGCTAAAACAACTGGCGCTTAAGGTGAATTGTCCTTGACAAAGATGGCTGCTACTATATCTTGGTATAATTGAGCTGACAGGCTGCTTCTTGCATTTCATCTCAAGGTAATTGCAGAGAATCTGTCACCTGAGGAAATCAAGGGCCTGAAACAGATGTTCAACAACATGGACACAGACAAGAGTGGGACCATCACAGTTGAAGAACTGAAAATTGGTTTAACAAAGTTAGGATCAAAGATTACTGAGGCAgaggttcagaagcttatggaagcAGTAAGATCATTTTTCTTTTGTTTCACCCTTCACCATAAGCTAAGTATATGAAGATTTCATTGACCATGCTATGATTCAGGTTGATGTAGACAAGAGTGGCAGCATAGATTACACGGAATTCCTGACTGCTATGATGAATAAACATAAGGTGGAAAAGGAGGAGGATTTGCTCCGCGCATTTCAACACTTTGACAAAGATAACAGCGGGTAATTCTAATTTCGCTAACCAATAAATATACTTTATCTTGCATGCATCACCATAAATTAAGGGGGATACAATTAACCAACGCTAAACTTGTGAAGCCAATTTAAGTACCAATCGTGCTATTGAATGTATAAAAATTAACAATACTCATTTGTGCCGTTCTTGCATTATTTTCTGCTTGCTATGGACCAGACTTACCAAattgagggtgtgtgtgtgtgctggtGGCTCACTATCACCATCCACCGAGAACAACGTCAGTCAGCAGGTACTAATCATAGACAATGTGCACAATAATAACTGTAGGTACATATCAAGAGAAGAACTAGAACAAGCCATGACAGAGTATGGAATGGGTGATGAAGCAAATATTAAAGCAGTATTGGACGAAGTTGACAAAGACAGAGTGAGCTTTCTTCCCCTCATCTTTCTTTCGAAACGATTTTGTCCCACTTTAGTGCCAACTGAACATATTTAACCCCTGTCATTGTTAAACTCACAGGATGGGAATATCGACTATGAAGAGTTTGTGGAAATGATGAGGAAGGGAAAATAGACCTGATGAAACTTGGGCCTCTTGATGAACAGAGTTGTATAGAGACGTTTTTATATATTCTGCAAAGATAAGCGAACTGTAAAGTATAACTCTGGAACAAGTTGCTTGCAATGTGTGTTTATATAGAAAAGCAATGTCGCCATATACCCACAATACTTCTTTTCCTTCGAATGTTTTGAATTGATACGTGTTAATACTAATCTGCACACAAGAAAGACCTGCACTTAAACAAAGTTACAGAAATATAAACAAAtggaaaaaagaaaatgaaatggCAACTGGCTGACCTTTTATGTATaagttacttcctccattcctaaatatttgtctttctagagatttcaacaagtgactacatacggagcaaaatgagtgaatctacgctctaaaatatgtctatatgcatccgtatgtggtagtccatttgaatctctaaaaagacaaatatttaggaacggagggagtgtaTGGTAATGGCACTGGTCATAGTCTAGGAAATTTACAATAATGCTACTggtaaaaatataaataaaaaaaacAATCGGAGGGGGCGTTGGCTCACCTTTTATATATGGGTTGTATTGCATGATGATATCACCAGTAATGGTATAGGAAAATTGCAATCATTTCATTAGAGCAAAAACTTTCAGAGAGGAGTCAGAGTCTTTAGTTCATTGACTCAGGCTCATCGCCTTCAACTGCAATTTTAAGACATTAAAACTGGGCACCTTAGGAGCTCCCTCACGGTATCAGCCTTCGGAGCCGTCTGATTTCACATTATGGCCATCTCTAGCCGTTGGATGCAAAGCTCCCGTCCCCGCAAGCCGCATCTCGGTGAGGGCAGCTACTCCCGTAACTTTTTCTGACTAATCTGGTTAATTGGGCCAAACAGCCCACATAGCGAAGGAGCATTCGGTGAGCGGTCCAAAAAGCATCGAACCGATCAGTCTTGGGCGATTGGTGTGCTCGCTA
This window harbors:
- the LOC119356087 gene encoding calcium-dependent protein kinase 12-like, with amino-acid sequence MGNCFTKTYEIPISSGSFERPPPSFGEQPPPAGYGTGKPPRPPSTASRRPTFPKPQPPPRPSGRPPLPSFLSGSLSRKVPVGEIGPVLQRPMADVRALYNLERKLGSGQFGTTYLCTERATGLKYACKSVSKRKLVRRADVEDMRREVTILQHLSGQPNIAEFRGAFEDAESVHLVMEFCSGGELFDRITAKGSYSERQAAAVCRDILTVVHVCHFMGVLHRDLKPENFLLASPADDAPLKAIDFGLSVFIEEGKVYKDIVGSAYYVAPEVLHRNYGREIDVWSAGVILYILLCGSPPFWAETEKGIFDAILVGQLDFSSSPWPTISESAKDLIRQMLNRDPKRRITAAQALEHPWLKEGGASDRPIDSAVLSRMKQFKAMNKLKQLALKVIAENLSPEEIKGLKQMFNNMDTDKSGTITVEELKIGLTKLGSKITEAEVQKLMEAVDVDKSGSIDYTEFLTAMMNKHKVEKEEDLLRAFQHFDKDNSGYISREELEQAMTEYGMGDEANIKAVLDEVDKDRDGNIDYEEFVEMMRKGK